In Bombyx mori chromosome 11, ASM3026992v2, one genomic interval encodes:
- the LOC101738505 gene encoding facilitated trehalose transporter Tret1 isoform X3 gives MRSCLFRKRGSDDEREPLLPAIPVSESSSNTGNECASETNTNGRMANLGVSQTELVGPRGDSGRKLPQYIAALAATLGALAAGTMLGWSSPVVFKITQPNNTDYNFDISETEGSWIGSVINLGAAAICFPIGLVMDAIGRKKTMLFLILPFTLGWLLITFGTSVGMLIGGRLITGIAGGAFCVTAPAYTSEIAQDSIRGTLGSYFQLMITVGILFAYAVGSYTSVFLFNILCTLIPIVFGIVFFFMPESPKFLVVKNRNDEAREALIKLRGTNYDVDYELDSLKLSAEEAQNNPVSFVSAITKKTSIKAIIICYALMIFQQLSGINAVIFNTSSIFAAAGATIPAAIATIIIGVIQVIATFVSSLVVDKLGRRILLLFSALVMCLCSTALGVFFFLQSTHGENSDIVQSLFWLPLLSLSLFIIAFSLGFGPIPWMMAGDLCNIDIKAFVGSTAGTLNWLLSFTVTSTFLALNTAIGSGQVFWMFAGIMLIGFVFIFFVIPETKGKSLQEIQVMLGATPQDRNVEDKK, from the exons ATGAGATCGTGCTTATTTCGAAAAAGAGGTAGTGATGACGAAAGGGAACCTTTGCTTCCCGCGATCCCTGTATCCGAATCAAGTTCAAATACCGGAAATGAG TGTGCTAGCGAGACAAACACAAACGGCAGGATGGCCAATCTCGGTGTCTCTCAAACAGAACTGGTTGGTCCTCGGGGAGATTCTGGTCGCAAGTTACCTCAATACATAGCTGCTTTAGCAG CTACCCTTGGAGCACTAGCTGCTGGAACAATGCTTGGTTGGTCTTCGCCAGTTGTGTTCAAAATAACACAACCAAACAATACAGACTACAATTTTGACATCAGTGAAACTGAAGGAAGCTGGATTGGGTCTGTCATCAACTTGGGTGCTGCTGCAATTTGTTTTCCAATTGGCCTGGTCATGGATGCTATTGGACGAAAAAAAACTATGCTGTTTCTCATCCTCCCGTTCACTTTGGGCTGGCTTCTTATAACTTTTGGTACGAGTGTCGGTATGCTCATAGGCGGAAGACTCATTACCGGTATTGCAGGAGGAGCTTTCTGTGTCACCGCACCGGCATACACTAGTGAAATAGCCCAAGACTCCATCAGAGGTACCCTAGGGAGCTACTTCCAACTGATGATCACAGTTGGTATTCTATTTGCTTATGCAGTGGGTAGTTACACATCAGTGTTCCTTTTCAATATTCTTTGCACTCTGATACCTATTGTCTTTGGTATTGTGTTCTTTTTCATGCCTGAAAGTCCAAAATTTTTGGTTGTAAAAAACAGAAACGATGAAGCTCGAGAAGCACTAATTAAACTACGCGGTACCAATTACGATGTTGACTACGAGCTGGACTCTTTGAAACTGAGCGCTGAAGAAGCACAGAACAATCCAGTTTCATTTGTTTCGGCTATTACGAAGAAAACGTCTATTAAAGCGATAATAATTTGTTACGCACTGATGATATTCCAACAGCTCTCTGGTATAAATGCGGTCATTTTTAACACCTCATCGATTTTCGCTGCTGCCGGTGCCACAATTCCGGCCGCGATCGCGACCATTATCATCGGCGTCATCCAAGTAATCGCCACATTTGTATCCAGTTTGGTTGTCGACAAATTAGGCCGACGTATTTTGCTTCTCTTCTCCGCTTTGGTTATGTGCTTGTGTTCGACGGCTTTGGGGGTGTTTTTCTTCTTACAAAGTACGCACGGAGAAAATTCTGATATAGTTCAAAGTCTTTTCTGGTTACCTCTTTTGTCTTTGTCTCTTTTCATCATCGCGTTCTCTCTTGGTTTCGGTCCGATCCCGTGGATGATGGCTGGCGATCTCTGCAATATTGACATAAAGGCGTTCGTCGGTTCCACTGCCGGGACATTGAACTGGCTGCTTAGTTTTACGGTGACCAGCACCTTCCTTGCCTTGAATACTGCTATTGGATCTGGTCAGGTATTCTGGATGTTCGCAGGCATCATGTTGATTGGTTTTGTATTCATTTTCTTCGTAATACCGGAGACAAAAGGCAAGAGCCTTCAAGAAATTCAAGTGATGTTAGGAGCGACACCACAAGATAGAAACGTAGAAGACAAAAAGTGA
- the LOC101738505 gene encoding facilitated trehalose transporter Tret1 isoform X1 yields the protein MYRTYLFNIFGVSKIRDKMRSCLFRKRGSDDEREPLLPAIPVSESSSNTGNECASETNTNGRMANLGVSQTELVGPRGDSGRKLPQYIAALAATLGALAAGTMLGWSSPVVFKITQPNNTDYNFDISETEGSWIGSVINLGAAAICFPIGLVMDAIGRKKTMLFLILPFTLGWLLITFGTSVGMLIGGRLITGIAGGAFCVTAPAYTSEIAQDSIRGTLGSYFQLMITVGILFAYAVGSYTSVFLFNILCTLIPIVFGIVFFFMPESPKFLVVKNRNDEAREALIKLRGTNYDVDYELDSLKLSAEEAQNNPVSFVSAITKKTSIKAIIICYALMIFQQLSGINAVIFNTSSIFAAAGATIPAAIATIIIGVIQVIATFVSSLVVDKLGRRILLLFSALVMCLCSTALGVFFFLQSTHGENSDIVQSLFWLPLLSLSLFIIAFSLGFGPIPWMMAGDLCNIDIKAFVGSTAGTLNWLLSFTVTSTFLALNTAIGSGQVFWMFAGIMLIGFVFIFFVIPETKGKSLQEIQVMLGATPQDRNVEDKK from the exons GTGTTAGTAAAATTAGAGACAAAATGAGATCGTGCTTATTTCGAAAAAGAGGTAGTGATGACGAAAGGGAACCTTTGCTTCCCGCGATCCCTGTATCCGAATCAAGTTCAAATACCGGAAATGAG TGTGCTAGCGAGACAAACACAAACGGCAGGATGGCCAATCTCGGTGTCTCTCAAACAGAACTGGTTGGTCCTCGGGGAGATTCTGGTCGCAAGTTACCTCAATACATAGCTGCTTTAGCAG CTACCCTTGGAGCACTAGCTGCTGGAACAATGCTTGGTTGGTCTTCGCCAGTTGTGTTCAAAATAACACAACCAAACAATACAGACTACAATTTTGACATCAGTGAAACTGAAGGAAGCTGGATTGGGTCTGTCATCAACTTGGGTGCTGCTGCAATTTGTTTTCCAATTGGCCTGGTCATGGATGCTATTGGACGAAAAAAAACTATGCTGTTTCTCATCCTCCCGTTCACTTTGGGCTGGCTTCTTATAACTTTTGGTACGAGTGTCGGTATGCTCATAGGCGGAAGACTCATTACCGGTATTGCAGGAGGAGCTTTCTGTGTCACCGCACCGGCATACACTAGTGAAATAGCCCAAGACTCCATCAGAGGTACCCTAGGGAGCTACTTCCAACTGATGATCACAGTTGGTATTCTATTTGCTTATGCAGTGGGTAGTTACACATCAGTGTTCCTTTTCAATATTCTTTGCACTCTGATACCTATTGTCTTTGGTATTGTGTTCTTTTTCATGCCTGAAAGTCCAAAATTTTTGGTTGTAAAAAACAGAAACGATGAAGCTCGAGAAGCACTAATTAAACTACGCGGTACCAATTACGATGTTGACTACGAGCTGGACTCTTTGAAACTGAGCGCTGAAGAAGCACAGAACAATCCAGTTTCATTTGTTTCGGCTATTACGAAGAAAACGTCTATTAAAGCGATAATAATTTGTTACGCACTGATGATATTCCAACAGCTCTCTGGTATAAATGCGGTCATTTTTAACACCTCATCGATTTTCGCTGCTGCCGGTGCCACAATTCCGGCCGCGATCGCGACCATTATCATCGGCGTCATCCAAGTAATCGCCACATTTGTATCCAGTTTGGTTGTCGACAAATTAGGCCGACGTATTTTGCTTCTCTTCTCCGCTTTGGTTATGTGCTTGTGTTCGACGGCTTTGGGGGTGTTTTTCTTCTTACAAAGTACGCACGGAGAAAATTCTGATATAGTTCAAAGTCTTTTCTGGTTACCTCTTTTGTCTTTGTCTCTTTTCATCATCGCGTTCTCTCTTGGTTTCGGTCCGATCCCGTGGATGATGGCTGGCGATCTCTGCAATATTGACATAAAGGCGTTCGTCGGTTCCACTGCCGGGACATTGAACTGGCTGCTTAGTTTTACGGTGACCAGCACCTTCCTTGCCTTGAATACTGCTATTGGATCTGGTCAGGTATTCTGGATGTTCGCAGGCATCATGTTGATTGGTTTTGTATTCATTTTCTTCGTAATACCGGAGACAAAAGGCAAGAGCCTTCAAGAAATTCAAGTGATGTTAGGAGCGACACCACAAGATAGAAACGTAGAAGACAAAAAGTGA
- the LOC101738505 gene encoding facilitated trehalose transporter Tret1 isoform X5 — protein MVQMDPVLVTMKSVPNDFYTDCASETNTNGRMANLGVSQTELVGPRGDSGRKLPQYIAALAATLGALAAGTMLGWSSPVVFKITQPNNTDYNFDISETEGSWIGSVINLGAAAICFPIGLVMDAIGRKKTMLFLILPFTLGWLLITFGTSVGMLIGGRLITGIAGGAFCVTAPAYTSEIAQDSIRGTLGSYFQLMITVGILFAYAVGSYTSVFLFNILCTLIPIVFGIVFFFMPESPKFLVVKNRNDEAREALIKLRGTNYDVDYELDSLKLSAEEAQNNPVSFVSAITKKTSIKAIIICYALMIFQQLSGINAVIFNTSSIFAAAGATIPAAIATIIIGVIQVIATFVSSLVVDKLGRRILLLFSALVMCLCSTALGVFFFLQSTHGENSDIVQSLFWLPLLSLSLFIIAFSLGFGPIPWMMAGDLCNIDIKAFVGSTAGTLNWLLSFTVTSTFLALNTAIGSGQVFWMFAGIMLIGFVFIFFVIPETKGKSLQEIQVMLGATPQDRNVEDKK, from the exons TGTGCTAGCGAGACAAACACAAACGGCAGGATGGCCAATCTCGGTGTCTCTCAAACAGAACTGGTTGGTCCTCGGGGAGATTCTGGTCGCAAGTTACCTCAATACATAGCTGCTTTAGCAG CTACCCTTGGAGCACTAGCTGCTGGAACAATGCTTGGTTGGTCTTCGCCAGTTGTGTTCAAAATAACACAACCAAACAATACAGACTACAATTTTGACATCAGTGAAACTGAAGGAAGCTGGATTGGGTCTGTCATCAACTTGGGTGCTGCTGCAATTTGTTTTCCAATTGGCCTGGTCATGGATGCTATTGGACGAAAAAAAACTATGCTGTTTCTCATCCTCCCGTTCACTTTGGGCTGGCTTCTTATAACTTTTGGTACGAGTGTCGGTATGCTCATAGGCGGAAGACTCATTACCGGTATTGCAGGAGGAGCTTTCTGTGTCACCGCACCGGCATACACTAGTGAAATAGCCCAAGACTCCATCAGAGGTACCCTAGGGAGCTACTTCCAACTGATGATCACAGTTGGTATTCTATTTGCTTATGCAGTGGGTAGTTACACATCAGTGTTCCTTTTCAATATTCTTTGCACTCTGATACCTATTGTCTTTGGTATTGTGTTCTTTTTCATGCCTGAAAGTCCAAAATTTTTGGTTGTAAAAAACAGAAACGATGAAGCTCGAGAAGCACTAATTAAACTACGCGGTACCAATTACGATGTTGACTACGAGCTGGACTCTTTGAAACTGAGCGCTGAAGAAGCACAGAACAATCCAGTTTCATTTGTTTCGGCTATTACGAAGAAAACGTCTATTAAAGCGATAATAATTTGTTACGCACTGATGATATTCCAACAGCTCTCTGGTATAAATGCGGTCATTTTTAACACCTCATCGATTTTCGCTGCTGCCGGTGCCACAATTCCGGCCGCGATCGCGACCATTATCATCGGCGTCATCCAAGTAATCGCCACATTTGTATCCAGTTTGGTTGTCGACAAATTAGGCCGACGTATTTTGCTTCTCTTCTCCGCTTTGGTTATGTGCTTGTGTTCGACGGCTTTGGGGGTGTTTTTCTTCTTACAAAGTACGCACGGAGAAAATTCTGATATAGTTCAAAGTCTTTTCTGGTTACCTCTTTTGTCTTTGTCTCTTTTCATCATCGCGTTCTCTCTTGGTTTCGGTCCGATCCCGTGGATGATGGCTGGCGATCTCTGCAATATTGACATAAAGGCGTTCGTCGGTTCCACTGCCGGGACATTGAACTGGCTGCTTAGTTTTACGGTGACCAGCACCTTCCTTGCCTTGAATACTGCTATTGGATCTGGTCAGGTATTCTGGATGTTCGCAGGCATCATGTTGATTGGTTTTGTATTCATTTTCTTCGTAATACCGGAGACAAAAGGCAAGAGCCTTCAAGAAATTCAAGTGATGTTAGGAGCGACACCACAAGATAGAAACGTAGAAGACAAAAAGTGA
- the LOC101738505 gene encoding facilitated trehalose transporter Tret1 isoform X7 → MANLGVSQTELVGPRGDSGRKLPQYIAALAATLGALAAGTMLGWSSPVVFKITQPNNTDYNFDISETEGSWIGSVINLGAAAICFPIGLVMDAIGRKKTMLFLILPFTLGWLLITFGTSVGMLIGGRLITGIAGGAFCVTAPAYTSEIAQDSIRGTLGSYFQLMITVGILFAYAVGSYTSVFLFNILCTLIPIVFGIVFFFMPESPKFLVVKNRNDEAREALIKLRGTNYDVDYELDSLKLSAEEAQNNPVSFVSAITKKTSIKAIIICYALMIFQQLSGINAVIFNTSSIFAAAGATIPAAIATIIIGVIQVIATFVSSLVVDKLGRRILLLFSALVMCLCSTALGVFFFLQSTHGENSDIVQSLFWLPLLSLSLFIIAFSLGFGPIPWMMAGDLCNIDIKAFVGSTAGTLNWLLSFTVTSTFLALNTAIGSGQVFWMFAGIMLIGFVFIFFVIPETKGKSLQEIQVMLGATPQDRNVEDKK, encoded by the exons ATGGCCAATCTCGGTGTCTCTCAAACAGAACTGGTTGGTCCTCGGGGAGATTCTGGTCGCAAGTTACCTCAATACATAGCTGCTTTAGCAG CTACCCTTGGAGCACTAGCTGCTGGAACAATGCTTGGTTGGTCTTCGCCAGTTGTGTTCAAAATAACACAACCAAACAATACAGACTACAATTTTGACATCAGTGAAACTGAAGGAAGCTGGATTGGGTCTGTCATCAACTTGGGTGCTGCTGCAATTTGTTTTCCAATTGGCCTGGTCATGGATGCTATTGGACGAAAAAAAACTATGCTGTTTCTCATCCTCCCGTTCACTTTGGGCTGGCTTCTTATAACTTTTGGTACGAGTGTCGGTATGCTCATAGGCGGAAGACTCATTACCGGTATTGCAGGAGGAGCTTTCTGTGTCACCGCACCGGCATACACTAGTGAAATAGCCCAAGACTCCATCAGAGGTACCCTAGGGAGCTACTTCCAACTGATGATCACAGTTGGTATTCTATTTGCTTATGCAGTGGGTAGTTACACATCAGTGTTCCTTTTCAATATTCTTTGCACTCTGATACCTATTGTCTTTGGTATTGTGTTCTTTTTCATGCCTGAAAGTCCAAAATTTTTGGTTGTAAAAAACAGAAACGATGAAGCTCGAGAAGCACTAATTAAACTACGCGGTACCAATTACGATGTTGACTACGAGCTGGACTCTTTGAAACTGAGCGCTGAAGAAGCACAGAACAATCCAGTTTCATTTGTTTCGGCTATTACGAAGAAAACGTCTATTAAAGCGATAATAATTTGTTACGCACTGATGATATTCCAACAGCTCTCTGGTATAAATGCGGTCATTTTTAACACCTCATCGATTTTCGCTGCTGCCGGTGCCACAATTCCGGCCGCGATCGCGACCATTATCATCGGCGTCATCCAAGTAATCGCCACATTTGTATCCAGTTTGGTTGTCGACAAATTAGGCCGACGTATTTTGCTTCTCTTCTCCGCTTTGGTTATGTGCTTGTGTTCGACGGCTTTGGGGGTGTTTTTCTTCTTACAAAGTACGCACGGAGAAAATTCTGATATAGTTCAAAGTCTTTTCTGGTTACCTCTTTTGTCTTTGTCTCTTTTCATCATCGCGTTCTCTCTTGGTTTCGGTCCGATCCCGTGGATGATGGCTGGCGATCTCTGCAATATTGACATAAAGGCGTTCGTCGGTTCCACTGCCGGGACATTGAACTGGCTGCTTAGTTTTACGGTGACCAGCACCTTCCTTGCCTTGAATACTGCTATTGGATCTGGTCAGGTATTCTGGATGTTCGCAGGCATCATGTTGATTGGTTTTGTATTCATTTTCTTCGTAATACCGGAGACAAAAGGCAAGAGCCTTCAAGAAATTCAAGTGATGTTAGGAGCGACACCACAAGATAGAAACGTAGAAGACAAAAAGTGA
- the LOC101738505 gene encoding facilitated trehalose transporter Tret1 isoform X4, with the protein MVDLNCDDGLKSYRREMLECFDNAGFVLSEKNACTTNLEKCASETNTNGRMANLGVSQTELVGPRGDSGRKLPQYIAALAATLGALAAGTMLGWSSPVVFKITQPNNTDYNFDISETEGSWIGSVINLGAAAICFPIGLVMDAIGRKKTMLFLILPFTLGWLLITFGTSVGMLIGGRLITGIAGGAFCVTAPAYTSEIAQDSIRGTLGSYFQLMITVGILFAYAVGSYTSVFLFNILCTLIPIVFGIVFFFMPESPKFLVVKNRNDEAREALIKLRGTNYDVDYELDSLKLSAEEAQNNPVSFVSAITKKTSIKAIIICYALMIFQQLSGINAVIFNTSSIFAAAGATIPAAIATIIIGVIQVIATFVSSLVVDKLGRRILLLFSALVMCLCSTALGVFFFLQSTHGENSDIVQSLFWLPLLSLSLFIIAFSLGFGPIPWMMAGDLCNIDIKAFVGSTAGTLNWLLSFTVTSTFLALNTAIGSGQVFWMFAGIMLIGFVFIFFVIPETKGKSLQEIQVMLGATPQDRNVEDKK; encoded by the exons TGTGCTAGCGAGACAAACACAAACGGCAGGATGGCCAATCTCGGTGTCTCTCAAACAGAACTGGTTGGTCCTCGGGGAGATTCTGGTCGCAAGTTACCTCAATACATAGCTGCTTTAGCAG CTACCCTTGGAGCACTAGCTGCTGGAACAATGCTTGGTTGGTCTTCGCCAGTTGTGTTCAAAATAACACAACCAAACAATACAGACTACAATTTTGACATCAGTGAAACTGAAGGAAGCTGGATTGGGTCTGTCATCAACTTGGGTGCTGCTGCAATTTGTTTTCCAATTGGCCTGGTCATGGATGCTATTGGACGAAAAAAAACTATGCTGTTTCTCATCCTCCCGTTCACTTTGGGCTGGCTTCTTATAACTTTTGGTACGAGTGTCGGTATGCTCATAGGCGGAAGACTCATTACCGGTATTGCAGGAGGAGCTTTCTGTGTCACCGCACCGGCATACACTAGTGAAATAGCCCAAGACTCCATCAGAGGTACCCTAGGGAGCTACTTCCAACTGATGATCACAGTTGGTATTCTATTTGCTTATGCAGTGGGTAGTTACACATCAGTGTTCCTTTTCAATATTCTTTGCACTCTGATACCTATTGTCTTTGGTATTGTGTTCTTTTTCATGCCTGAAAGTCCAAAATTTTTGGTTGTAAAAAACAGAAACGATGAAGCTCGAGAAGCACTAATTAAACTACGCGGTACCAATTACGATGTTGACTACGAGCTGGACTCTTTGAAACTGAGCGCTGAAGAAGCACAGAACAATCCAGTTTCATTTGTTTCGGCTATTACGAAGAAAACGTCTATTAAAGCGATAATAATTTGTTACGCACTGATGATATTCCAACAGCTCTCTGGTATAAATGCGGTCATTTTTAACACCTCATCGATTTTCGCTGCTGCCGGTGCCACAATTCCGGCCGCGATCGCGACCATTATCATCGGCGTCATCCAAGTAATCGCCACATTTGTATCCAGTTTGGTTGTCGACAAATTAGGCCGACGTATTTTGCTTCTCTTCTCCGCTTTGGTTATGTGCTTGTGTTCGACGGCTTTGGGGGTGTTTTTCTTCTTACAAAGTACGCACGGAGAAAATTCTGATATAGTTCAAAGTCTTTTCTGGTTACCTCTTTTGTCTTTGTCTCTTTTCATCATCGCGTTCTCTCTTGGTTTCGGTCCGATCCCGTGGATGATGGCTGGCGATCTCTGCAATATTGACATAAAGGCGTTCGTCGGTTCCACTGCCGGGACATTGAACTGGCTGCTTAGTTTTACGGTGACCAGCACCTTCCTTGCCTTGAATACTGCTATTGGATCTGGTCAGGTATTCTGGATGTTCGCAGGCATCATGTTGATTGGTTTTGTATTCATTTTCTTCGTAATACCGGAGACAAAAGGCAAGAGCCTTCAAGAAATTCAAGTGATGTTAGGAGCGACACCACAAGATAGAAACGTAGAAGACAAAAAGTGA
- the LOC101738505 gene encoding facilitated trehalose transporter Tret1 isoform X2 — protein MFGSNLLGAMTVPLFGPHVVGGLITANIITSIATCASETNTNGRMANLGVSQTELVGPRGDSGRKLPQYIAALAATLGALAAGTMLGWSSPVVFKITQPNNTDYNFDISETEGSWIGSVINLGAAAICFPIGLVMDAIGRKKTMLFLILPFTLGWLLITFGTSVGMLIGGRLITGIAGGAFCVTAPAYTSEIAQDSIRGTLGSYFQLMITVGILFAYAVGSYTSVFLFNILCTLIPIVFGIVFFFMPESPKFLVVKNRNDEAREALIKLRGTNYDVDYELDSLKLSAEEAQNNPVSFVSAITKKTSIKAIIICYALMIFQQLSGINAVIFNTSSIFAAAGATIPAAIATIIIGVIQVIATFVSSLVVDKLGRRILLLFSALVMCLCSTALGVFFFLQSTHGENSDIVQSLFWLPLLSLSLFIIAFSLGFGPIPWMMAGDLCNIDIKAFVGSTAGTLNWLLSFTVTSTFLALNTAIGSGQVFWMFAGIMLIGFVFIFFVIPETKGKSLQEIQVMLGATPQDRNVEDKK, from the exons TGTGCTAGCGAGACAAACACAAACGGCAGGATGGCCAATCTCGGTGTCTCTCAAACAGAACTGGTTGGTCCTCGGGGAGATTCTGGTCGCAAGTTACCTCAATACATAGCTGCTTTAGCAG CTACCCTTGGAGCACTAGCTGCTGGAACAATGCTTGGTTGGTCTTCGCCAGTTGTGTTCAAAATAACACAACCAAACAATACAGACTACAATTTTGACATCAGTGAAACTGAAGGAAGCTGGATTGGGTCTGTCATCAACTTGGGTGCTGCTGCAATTTGTTTTCCAATTGGCCTGGTCATGGATGCTATTGGACGAAAAAAAACTATGCTGTTTCTCATCCTCCCGTTCACTTTGGGCTGGCTTCTTATAACTTTTGGTACGAGTGTCGGTATGCTCATAGGCGGAAGACTCATTACCGGTATTGCAGGAGGAGCTTTCTGTGTCACCGCACCGGCATACACTAGTGAAATAGCCCAAGACTCCATCAGAGGTACCCTAGGGAGCTACTTCCAACTGATGATCACAGTTGGTATTCTATTTGCTTATGCAGTGGGTAGTTACACATCAGTGTTCCTTTTCAATATTCTTTGCACTCTGATACCTATTGTCTTTGGTATTGTGTTCTTTTTCATGCCTGAAAGTCCAAAATTTTTGGTTGTAAAAAACAGAAACGATGAAGCTCGAGAAGCACTAATTAAACTACGCGGTACCAATTACGATGTTGACTACGAGCTGGACTCTTTGAAACTGAGCGCTGAAGAAGCACAGAACAATCCAGTTTCATTTGTTTCGGCTATTACGAAGAAAACGTCTATTAAAGCGATAATAATTTGTTACGCACTGATGATATTCCAACAGCTCTCTGGTATAAATGCGGTCATTTTTAACACCTCATCGATTTTCGCTGCTGCCGGTGCCACAATTCCGGCCGCGATCGCGACCATTATCATCGGCGTCATCCAAGTAATCGCCACATTTGTATCCAGTTTGGTTGTCGACAAATTAGGCCGACGTATTTTGCTTCTCTTCTCCGCTTTGGTTATGTGCTTGTGTTCGACGGCTTTGGGGGTGTTTTTCTTCTTACAAAGTACGCACGGAGAAAATTCTGATATAGTTCAAAGTCTTTTCTGGTTACCTCTTTTGTCTTTGTCTCTTTTCATCATCGCGTTCTCTCTTGGTTTCGGTCCGATCCCGTGGATGATGGCTGGCGATCTCTGCAATATTGACATAAAGGCGTTCGTCGGTTCCACTGCCGGGACATTGAACTGGCTGCTTAGTTTTACGGTGACCAGCACCTTCCTTGCCTTGAATACTGCTATTGGATCTGGTCAGGTATTCTGGATGTTCGCAGGCATCATGTTGATTGGTTTTGTATTCATTTTCTTCGTAATACCGGAGACAAAAGGCAAGAGCCTTCAAGAAATTCAAGTGATGTTAGGAGCGACACCACAAGATAGAAACGTAGAAGACAAAAAGTGA
- the LOC101738505 gene encoding facilitated trehalose transporter Tret1 isoform X6, with the protein MAERNGSQPAEMIGLLERKCASETNTNGRMANLGVSQTELVGPRGDSGRKLPQYIAALAATLGALAAGTMLGWSSPVVFKITQPNNTDYNFDISETEGSWIGSVINLGAAAICFPIGLVMDAIGRKKTMLFLILPFTLGWLLITFGTSVGMLIGGRLITGIAGGAFCVTAPAYTSEIAQDSIRGTLGSYFQLMITVGILFAYAVGSYTSVFLFNILCTLIPIVFGIVFFFMPESPKFLVVKNRNDEAREALIKLRGTNYDVDYELDSLKLSAEEAQNNPVSFVSAITKKTSIKAIIICYALMIFQQLSGINAVIFNTSSIFAAAGATIPAAIATIIIGVIQVIATFVSSLVVDKLGRRILLLFSALVMCLCSTALGVFFFLQSTHGENSDIVQSLFWLPLLSLSLFIIAFSLGFGPIPWMMAGDLCNIDIKAFVGSTAGTLNWLLSFTVTSTFLALNTAIGSGQVFWMFAGIMLIGFVFIFFVIPETKGKSLQEIQVMLGATPQDRNVEDKK; encoded by the exons TGTGCTAGCGAGACAAACACAAACGGCAGGATGGCCAATCTCGGTGTCTCTCAAACAGAACTGGTTGGTCCTCGGGGAGATTCTGGTCGCAAGTTACCTCAATACATAGCTGCTTTAGCAG CTACCCTTGGAGCACTAGCTGCTGGAACAATGCTTGGTTGGTCTTCGCCAGTTGTGTTCAAAATAACACAACCAAACAATACAGACTACAATTTTGACATCAGTGAAACTGAAGGAAGCTGGATTGGGTCTGTCATCAACTTGGGTGCTGCTGCAATTTGTTTTCCAATTGGCCTGGTCATGGATGCTATTGGACGAAAAAAAACTATGCTGTTTCTCATCCTCCCGTTCACTTTGGGCTGGCTTCTTATAACTTTTGGTACGAGTGTCGGTATGCTCATAGGCGGAAGACTCATTACCGGTATTGCAGGAGGAGCTTTCTGTGTCACCGCACCGGCATACACTAGTGAAATAGCCCAAGACTCCATCAGAGGTACCCTAGGGAGCTACTTCCAACTGATGATCACAGTTGGTATTCTATTTGCTTATGCAGTGGGTAGTTACACATCAGTGTTCCTTTTCAATATTCTTTGCACTCTGATACCTATTGTCTTTGGTATTGTGTTCTTTTTCATGCCTGAAAGTCCAAAATTTTTGGTTGTAAAAAACAGAAACGATGAAGCTCGAGAAGCACTAATTAAACTACGCGGTACCAATTACGATGTTGACTACGAGCTGGACTCTTTGAAACTGAGCGCTGAAGAAGCACAGAACAATCCAGTTTCATTTGTTTCGGCTATTACGAAGAAAACGTCTATTAAAGCGATAATAATTTGTTACGCACTGATGATATTCCAACAGCTCTCTGGTATAAATGCGGTCATTTTTAACACCTCATCGATTTTCGCTGCTGCCGGTGCCACAATTCCGGCCGCGATCGCGACCATTATCATCGGCGTCATCCAAGTAATCGCCACATTTGTATCCAGTTTGGTTGTCGACAAATTAGGCCGACGTATTTTGCTTCTCTTCTCCGCTTTGGTTATGTGCTTGTGTTCGACGGCTTTGGGGGTGTTTTTCTTCTTACAAAGTACGCACGGAGAAAATTCTGATATAGTTCAAAGTCTTTTCTGGTTACCTCTTTTGTCTTTGTCTCTTTTCATCATCGCGTTCTCTCTTGGTTTCGGTCCGATCCCGTGGATGATGGCTGGCGATCTCTGCAATATTGACATAAAGGCGTTCGTCGGTTCCACTGCCGGGACATTGAACTGGCTGCTTAGTTTTACGGTGACCAGCACCTTCCTTGCCTTGAATACTGCTATTGGATCTGGTCAGGTATTCTGGATGTTCGCAGGCATCATGTTGATTGGTTTTGTATTCATTTTCTTCGTAATACCGGAGACAAAAGGCAAGAGCCTTCAAGAAATTCAAGTGATGTTAGGAGCGACACCACAAGATAGAAACGTAGAAGACAAAAAGTGA